A genome region from Triticum aestivum cultivar Chinese Spring chromosome 2B, IWGSC CS RefSeq v2.1, whole genome shotgun sequence includes the following:
- the LOC123044875 gene encoding NADH dehydrogenase [ubiquinone] flavoprotein 1, mitochondrial — translation MALRWALLRSAEISPGRKAALEYLHSLSKAQPTRSISCAGLHPAGRSFSTQAATTSSTPQPPPPPPPPEKTHFGDLKDEDRIFTNLYGLHDPFLKGAMKRGDWYRTKDLVIKGADWIVNEMKKSGLRGRGGAGFPSGLKWSFMPKVSDGRPSYLVVNADESEPGTCKDREIMRHDPHKLLEGCLIAGVGMRASAAYIYIRGEYVNERLNLEKARQEAYASGLLGKNACGSGYDFDVHIHFGAGAYICGEETALLESLEGKQGKPRLKPPFPANAGLYGCPTTVTNVETVAVSPTILRRGPEWFASFGRKNNSGTKLYCISGHVNKPCTVEEEMSIPLKELIEKHCGGVRGGWDNLLAVIPGGSSVPLLPKHICDDVLMDYDALKAVQSGLGTAAVMVMDKSTDVVDAIARLSYFYKHESCGQCTPCREGTGWLWMIMERLKVGNAKLEEIDMLQEVTKQIEGHTICALGDAAAWPVQGLIRHFRPELERRIRDRADSELLMAASA, via the exons ATGGCGCTGCGGTGGGCGCTGCTCAGATCGGCGGAGATCTCTCCCGGTCGCAAG GCCGCACTTGAGTACTTGCATTCTCTATCAAAGGCACAGCCTACTCGTTCTATCTCATGTGCCGGCCTGCATCCTGCTGGCAGATCATTCAGCACCCAGGCTGCTACTACATCAAGCACACCACAgcctccaccaccacccccacctCCAGAGAAGACTCACTTTGGTGACCTTAAAGATGAAGATCGTATTTTCACCAACCTCTATGGTCTTCATGACCCTTTTCTGAAAGGTGCAATGAAGAGAGGTGACTGGTATAGAACCAAGGATTTAGTGATTAAAGGGGCAGACTGGATAGTGAATGAAATGAAGAAATCAGGACTACGAGGGCGTGGAGGTGCAGGTTTTCCTTCTGGCCTCAAATGGTCCTTCATGCCCAAAGTGTCTGATGGACGTCCTTCTTATCTTGTTGTTAATGCTGATGAGAGTGAACCAGGAACTTGTAAAGACAGGGAAATCATGCGTCATGACCCCCACAAGCTTCTGGAAGGGTGCCTGATTGCTGGAGTTGGTATGAGGGCATCAGCTGCTTACATCTACATTAGAGGTGAATATGTGAATGAGCGTCTGAACCTTGAGAAAGCTCGGCAGGAAGCATATGCATCAGGACTTCTTGGTAAAAACGCTTGCGGGTCAGGCTATGATTTTGATGTACATATACATTTTGGTGCCGGTGCCTACATTTGTGGTGAAGAGACTGCCCTACTGGAGAGTCTTGAAGGCAAGCAGGGTAAACCAAGGctgaaaccacctttccctgccaATGCTGGGCTGTATGGCTGCCCCACAACTGTCACAAATGTTGAAACTGTTGCTGTGTCTCCAACAATTCTTAGGCGTGGCCCAGAATGGTTTGCGAGTTTTGGACGCAAGAATAACTCGGGAACAAAACTTTACTGCATCTCAGGTCATGTGAACAAACCTTGTACCGTTGAGGAGGAAATGAGTATACCTCTGAAGGAATTGATCGAGAAGCACTGCGGAGGTGTGAGAGGAGGATGGGATAACCTGCTTGCAGTTATCCCTGGCGGTTCATCTGTTCCTCTGTTGCCAAAGCACATATGTGATGACGTGTTGATGGACTATGATGCACTAAAGGCTGTACAGTCCGGATTAGGCACTGCAGCAGTTATGGTGATGGACAAATCCACAGATGTAGTTGATGCGATTGCTAGACTGTCATACTTCTATAAGCATGAGAGCTGTGGGCAGTGCACGCCTTGCCGTGAGGGTACAGGATGGCTCTGGATGATCATGGAGAGGCTCAAAGTGGGCAATGCAAAGCTAGAAGAGATCGATATGCTTCAGGAGGTGACCAAGCAGATTGAAGGCCACACGATCTGTGCCCTCGGGGATGCTGCAGCATGGCCTGTGCAGGGTCTTATCAGGCACTTCAGGCCTGAGCTGGAAAGGAGGATCCGTGATCGAGCTGATAGCGAGCTGCTGATGGCAGCTTCTGCATGA